A genomic segment from Candidatus Desulfatibia profunda encodes:
- a CDS encoding transglutaminase domain-containing protein, whose translation AGLLLEGCAPKALSPLPHCSRADARFTQFVEKSLGTDWYGIYVQENKIGYLKSTFRRQTGPDGTSYLIELSGIMHLPSQNEVDKIEMGIVAEFRARPPYSLIRYADKTIHKNDISEIKIVSMADGYQASITQGGETHTQPIGRFDYTLKDYTAVQNWIAQNPIAGAAIKYRHLNLATLNIQENTARIEAIHDAVASGVKITYYNVITTGCDGLEIQEVFGADGTAYSIFLGQQFECRLEPQALATKIDTPVDLFVSNTVAINRLLGDSEKVTLLKFSLDHISGALLGDAPGQSVTPDPANDSSIATINPAGACQLTATDEEIKKNLAATTDIPANHPKIISLARKAVGDAGTTAEKVGRLVKFVYQYLEDDYTANPLTVLDIIARKKGDCSEHAQLFTTMARSLKIPCRTVGGLIYLGDAFQEFGLHAWNEVVINGVWVPLDPTWGQTLIDATHIRFPVDISQEWQIMAAIGKMKLTVLQVEHKK comes from the coding sequence GCGGGACTGTTGCTTGAAGGATGCGCTCCGAAAGCCTTATCGCCGCTACCGCATTGCTCCCGGGCAGACGCTCGCTTTACTCAGTTTGTCGAGAAAAGCCTGGGCACGGACTGGTACGGAATTTATGTGCAGGAAAATAAAATCGGTTACCTGAAAAGCACGTTCCGCCGCCAAACAGGTCCCGATGGCACAAGCTATCTAATTGAGCTTTCAGGGATAATGCATCTGCCATCCCAGAATGAAGTCGATAAGATCGAAATGGGTATTGTGGCCGAATTCAGGGCCCGGCCGCCATATTCACTGATACGTTATGCCGACAAAACGATACATAAAAACGATATCTCAGAGATCAAAATCGTGAGTATGGCCGATGGTTATCAGGCAAGCATTACGCAGGGTGGGGAAACGCATACCCAGCCGATTGGTCGCTTCGACTACACCCTTAAGGATTATACAGCGGTTCAAAACTGGATCGCCCAAAATCCCATTGCAGGTGCCGCCATCAAGTACCGGCATCTAAATCTGGCAACACTAAACATCCAAGAAAATACCGCGCGCATCGAGGCAATTCATGACGCCGTTGCTTCCGGTGTAAAGATAACTTATTATAATGTGATTACAACAGGTTGCGATGGACTTGAGATTCAAGAGGTATTTGGCGCCGATGGAACGGCCTACAGTATCTTTTTAGGACAGCAGTTTGAATGCCGCCTGGAACCGCAAGCGCTGGCAACCAAAATAGACACTCCGGTCGATTTATTTGTCAGCAATACGGTAGCGATCAACCGGCTCCTGGGGGATTCCGAAAAGGTGACCCTTTTAAAGTTTTCGCTAGACCATATCTCCGGGGCACTGCTCGGCGATGCTCCGGGGCAGTCGGTTACGCCTGACCCGGCCAATGATTCCTCTATCGCAACCATAAACCCAGCCGGTGCTTGTCAGTTGACCGCTACGGATGAAGAAATTAAAAAGAATCTGGCGGCGACAACCGATATCCCTGCCAACCATCCCAAAATTATCAGCCTGGCTCGCAAAGCAGTGGGTGACGCCGGCACCACTGCCGAAAAGGTCGGCCGATTGGTCAAATTCGTTTATCAGTATCTTGAAGACGATTATACGGCCAACCCCCTGACCGTACTGGATATTATCGCCAGGAAGAAAGGCGACTGCAGCGAACATGCCCAATTGTTTACGACCATGGCTCGTTCCCTGAAAATTCCCTGCCGGACGGTGGGCGGATTGATATATCTTGGTGATGCCTTTCAGGAATTCGGCCTGCACGCCTGGAATGAAGTCGTCATCAACGGTGTGTGGGTACCGCTTGATCCTACCTGGGGTCAAACTTTGATCGACGCAACCCACATCCGCTTTCCGGTGGACATATCCCAAGAATGGCAGATCATGGCCGCCATTGGGAAAATGAAACTGACGGTTCTCCAGGTCGAACACAAAAAATGA
- the pap gene encoding polyphosphate:AMP phosphotransferase, whose translation MFEAAELGLHVTKEEYKSKVPKLRVRLLHLQERLKNAPFPVLILINGADGAGKGEVVNILHEWMDPRFLLTYGFGPLTKDESQRPPFWRFWRALPPQGRIGIFFGSWYTRPIIKRAYGEIADEEFDVALQRIKSQEKTLVDDGMLLIKFWFHLSKKDQKKSLKNLKKDPENSWRVSKLDFKHLKMYDLFRGIDENALRVTSTGEAPWTIVEAVDRRYQCLTVGNLIAEQLEKRLEAWEAAKAAKVAQKEKGGLKDAGAEEPSRKSAKKIEAGKKHITILDKLDLTRTLTPKEYKQSQNTLQGKLNRLYRKAKKKGVASILIFEGWDAGGKGGAIRRITGALDSRDYRVVPIAAPTDEERAHQYLWRFWRHLPDQGHITIFDRSWYGRVMVERVEGYAREEEWARAYAEINDFEEQLAEHGYALNKFFLHISSEEQLRRFEERQKTPWKHFKITEEDWRNREKWDLYEKAVNELIERTSTEYAPWTLVEADSKEYARTKVLETFYNTLKQKVRKT comes from the coding sequence ATGTTCGAGGCAGCCGAATTGGGTTTACATGTCACCAAAGAGGAATACAAAAGCAAGGTCCCTAAATTACGCGTGAGACTGCTCCACCTTCAGGAACGCCTGAAAAATGCTCCGTTTCCCGTGCTGATCCTGATCAACGGCGCCGACGGGGCCGGGAAAGGCGAAGTGGTCAATATTCTCCACGAATGGATGGATCCCCGCTTTCTGCTCACTTACGGATTCGGCCCCCTCACAAAGGATGAAAGCCAGCGGCCCCCTTTCTGGCGGTTCTGGCGGGCCCTTCCTCCCCAAGGTCGGATCGGCATTTTTTTCGGCTCCTGGTATACCCGCCCTATCATCAAACGCGCCTACGGGGAAATAGCGGACGAGGAGTTCGACGTGGCACTCCAGCGCATCAAGAGCCAGGAAAAGACCCTGGTGGACGACGGGATGCTGCTGATCAAATTCTGGTTCCATCTGAGCAAGAAAGATCAAAAAAAGAGCCTTAAAAACCTGAAAAAGGATCCCGAGAACAGCTGGCGGGTTTCCAAGTTGGACTTCAAACACCTGAAGATGTATGATCTGTTCCGCGGAATCGACGAAAACGCCCTGCGGGTCACCAGCACGGGAGAGGCCCCCTGGACCATCGTTGAGGCCGTGGACCGCCGGTACCAGTGCCTCACCGTGGGCAACCTGATTGCCGAACAGCTTGAGAAACGCCTGGAAGCCTGGGAAGCCGCAAAAGCAGCCAAGGTCGCCCAAAAAGAAAAAGGCGGCCTAAAAGATGCGGGGGCAGAAGAGCCGAGCCGCAAAAGTGCCAAAAAAATCGAGGCAGGCAAAAAGCACATCACCATTTTAGACAAACTGGATCTTACACGCACCCTCACACCCAAGGAGTACAAGCAGAGCCAAAACACCTTGCAGGGGAAGCTCAACAGGCTGTACCGCAAAGCCAAGAAAAAAGGCGTCGCCAGCATCCTGATTTTTGAGGGATGGGATGCGGGCGGAAAGGGAGGGGCCATCCGCCGGATCACCGGGGCCCTGGATTCCCGGGACTACCGCGTTGTCCCCATCGCAGCCCCTACGGATGAGGAGCGGGCGCACCAATACCTCTGGCGTTTCTGGCGCCACCTTCCCGACCAGGGCCACATCACCATTTTTGACCGCAGCTGGTATGGCCGGGTGATGGTGGAGCGGGTGGAAGGATATGCCCGCGAAGAGGAATGGGCCCGGGCTTACGCTGAGATAAACGATTTTGAAGAACAGCTTGCCGAACACGGCTACGCGTTGAACAAGTTCTTCCTTCATATCAGCTCTGAAGAGCAGTTGCGGCGTTTTGAAGAGCGCCAGAAGACCCCCTGGAAACACTTCAAGATCACCGAAGAGGACTGGCGCAACCGCGAAAAATGGGACCTCTATGAAAAAGCCGTCAACGAGCTGATCGAACGCACCAGCACGGAATACGCCCCCTGGACGCTGGTGGAGGCCGACTCCAAGGAATATGCGCGCACCAAGGTGCTGGAAACCTTCTACAATACCTTGAAACAAAAGGTTCGCAAAACTTAA
- a CDS encoding antibiotic biosynthesis monooxygenase, with the protein MTVKIISKRAFQMDEKKLVVPLLTELRSRSKGQPGHISRETLRSLDNPGEYLVISEWETAEDWKKWRSNREIRDIQGKIDSLIGEKTIWEVFEPESF; encoded by the coding sequence ATGACTGTTAAAATTATAAGTAAACGCGCGTTCCAAATGGATGAGAAGAAATTAGTGGTTCCGCTTCTAACGGAATTACGCTCCCGTTCAAAAGGACAACCCGGCCATATTTCCCGCGAGACATTAAGAAGCCTTGATAATCCCGGAGAATACCTGGTCATAAGCGAATGGGAGACGGCTGAAGACTGGAAGAAATGGAGGAGCAACCGGGAAATAAGGGATATTCAGGGCAAGATAGATTCTCTGATCGGAGAAAAAACCATTTGGGAAGTCTTTGAGCCCGAGAGTTTTTAA
- a CDS encoding 4Fe-4S dicluster domain-containing protein encodes MSSYYLYQDKKRCIGCNACEVHCKTKNDLPVGPAFCMIIPVGPKLIGGIPRINFVFMPCFHCETPWCVSACPTGAMQKRVKDGIVFVDSTLCVGCKSCITACPWGAPQWNPETGKVFKCDYCKDRIDEGLEPACVTGCTTAALKWVSPAESTRIRREFFAKALTEAKSFP; translated from the coding sequence ATGAGCAGCTACTATTTATATCAGGATAAGAAAAGGTGTATTGGATGCAACGCCTGTGAAGTGCACTGCAAGACCAAAAACGACCTGCCGGTCGGCCCGGCCTTCTGTATGATCATCCCCGTAGGTCCGAAGCTGATCGGCGGCATTCCCAGAATCAATTTCGTATTCATGCCCTGCTTTCACTGCGAGACACCCTGGTGCGTTTCGGCATGTCCTACCGGTGCCATGCAAAAGCGGGTAAAAGATGGGATCGTATTCGTCGATTCTACTCTGTGCGTCGGCTGTAAATCCTGCATCACGGCCTGCCCCTGGGGCGCACCTCAATGGAATCCGGAGACCGGCAAGGTATTCAAGTGCGACTACTGCAAAGATAGAATCGATGAAGGACTTGAACCGGCTTGTGTGACAGGATGCACGACCGCTGCGCTCAAATGGGTGTCGCCGGCAGAATCTACGCGCATAAGGCGTGAGTTCTTTGCGAAAGCGCTTACCGAAGCCAAATCCTTTCCGTAA